A stretch of the Medicago truncatula cultivar Jemalong A17 chromosome 5, MtrunA17r5.0-ANR, whole genome shotgun sequence genome encodes the following:
- the LOC11435469 gene encoding indole-3-acetate O-methyltransferase 1: MAPMEENVVVSNLELEKLFSMKGGKGEASYANNSQAQAIHAKSMIHFLRETLDKVKLGGGGGGGGGGDKAFVVADLGCSCGSNTINVVNVIINHINKRYEALGCNPPEFSAYFSDLPSNDFNTLFQLLPPLANGVSMEECLAADNQRSYFVAGVPGSFYRRLFPARSVDVFHSAFSLHWLSKIPESVLDKKSIAYNKGKVFIHGANESTANAYKRQFKTDLASFLSARSVEMKREGSMFLVCLGRTSVDPTEQGGAGVLFGTHFQDAWDDLVQEGLISSTKRDNFNIPVYAPSMQDFKEVVEANGSFVINKLEVFKGGSPLVLNKPDDANEVGRALANSCRTVCGVLVDAHIGDNLSEELFLRVERRATNRAKELLEKLQFFHIVASLSFSQ; the protein is encoded by the exons ATGGCTCCTATGGAAGAAAATGTTGTTGTGTCCAATTTGGAGCTGGAGAAGTTGTTTAGCATGAAAGGAGGCAAAGGAGAGGCCAGCTATGCCAACAATTCCCAAGCACAG GCCATACATGCCAAATCAATGATTCACTTTTTGAGAGAAACCCTAGATAAAGTTAAgcttggtggtggtggtggtggtggtggtggtggtgacaAGGCTTTTGTAGTTGCTGATTTGGGGTGTTCATGTGGAAGCAACACCATTAATGTGGTGAATGTGATCATAAATCACATCAATAAGCGTTATGAGGCTTTAGGTTGCAACCCACCTGAATTTTCAGCCTATTTCTCTGATCTTCCTAGCAATGACTTCAACACTCTCTTTCAGCTCCTTCCTCCACTTGCCAATGGTGTTAGCATGGAAGAGTGTTTAGCTGCTGATAACCAAAGGTCCTACTTTGTTGCCGGAGTTCCCGGTTCGTTTTATCGGAGGCTTTTTCCGGCGAGGTCTGTTGATGTTTTTCACTCTGCGTTTTCTTTGCATTGGTTATCTAAG ATACCAGAATCAGTGTTGGACAAGAAGTCAATTGCATACAACAAAGGGAAGGTGTTTATTCATGGTGCTAATGAGAGCACAGCCAATGCCTACAAGAGACAGTTCAAAACAGATTTGGCAAGCTTCTTGAGTGCAAGGTCAGTGGAAATGAAGAGAGAGGGGTCCATGTTCTTAGTTTGCTTAGGCAGAACTTCAGTGGACCCCACAGAACAAGGTGGTGCTGGAGTTCTTTTTGGGACCCACTTTCAGGATGCTTGGGATGACCTTGTACAAGag GGACTAATTAGCTCTACAAAAAGAGACAATTTTAACATTCCAGTTTATGCACCAAGTATGCAAGACTTCAAGGAGGTAGTTGAAGCAAATGGTTCATTTGTCATAAACAAACTTGAGGTATTCAAAGGAGGAAGTCCCCTTGTTTTGAACAAACCAGATGATGCTAATGAAGTAGGTAGGGCTCTAGCCAACAGCTGCAGGACTGTGTGTGGAGTCCTTGTTGATGCTCACATTGGTGATAACCTTAGTGAGGAGCTCTTCCTTAGAGTGGAGCGCCGAGCCACTAATCGTGCCAAAGAGCTTCTAGAGAAACTACAGTTCTTTCACATAGTCGCATCCCTTTCTTTTAGTCAATGA
- the LOC11433053 gene encoding tRNase Z TRZ1 isoform X3 has translation MELGTEKSSETESKKKSKGLNIEGYQVEGLSIGGHETCVIFSNFRVAFDIGRCPPRAVSMDFLLISHAHMDHIGGLPMYVATRGLYRMKPPTIIVPISVKEDVEKLFEIHRKMDQSELKHNLIGLDVGEEFSLRQDLKVKAFRTYHVIPSQGYILYSVKNKLKPEYIGLSGDEIKKLKFSGVEITNTLKEPEIAFTGDTMSDFIIDENNTDVLRAKVLVLESTFVNNEMTVEHARDYGHTHLSEIISYADKLQNKAILLIHFSARYTVEEIQQAVSALPPPLAGRTFALTEGF, from the exons AAGGGTTTGAATATTGAAGGATACCAAGTTGAGGGTTTATCAATTGGAGGACATGAAACTTGTGTTATTTTTTCCAACTTTAGAGTTGCTTTTGATATTGGTCGTTGTCCACCTCGTGCTGTTTCTATGGATTTTCTTTTGATCTCTCATGCTCATATGGATCACATT GGAGGATTACCAATGTATGTTGCCACACGTGGTTTATACCGTATGaagcccccaacaattattGTACCAATTTCAGTAAAAGAGGATGTAGAGAAACTCTTTGAGATTCACAGGAAAATGGACCAATCTGAGCTTAAGCACAACCTCATAGGCTTGGACGTAG GAGAAGAATTTTCCCTGAGACAAGATCTTAAAGTGAAAGCTTTTCGGACTTATCATGTAATACCCAGCCAG GGTTATATACTTTACTCtgtaaaaaacaaacttaaaccAGAATATATTGGTCTTTCTGGTGACGAAATTAAGAAATTGAAGTTCTCTGGTGTGGAG ATAACAAACACGTTGAAAGAACCGGAAATTGCTTTCACAGGAGACACCATGTCAGATTTTATAATTGATGAAAATAACACCGACGTCTTGCGGGCTAAAGTTCTTGTATTGGAG TCCACCTTTGTTAACAATGAAATGACTGTGGAACATGCCAGAGATTATGGACACACTCATTTATCTGAG ATAATAAGTTATGCTGATAAGTTACAGAACAAAGCAATCCTTTTGATTCACTTTTCAGCTCGTTACACAGTAGAG GAAATTCAACAAGCTGTAAGTGCATTGCCTCCTCCATTAGCCGGTCGTACTTTTGCACTTACTGAAGGTTTCTGA